From one Planococcus citri chromosome 3, ihPlaCitr1.1, whole genome shotgun sequence genomic stretch:
- the LOC135840111 gene encoding maltase 2-like — translation MKLFAFFLFCLFCKSFAELDRSWWKHTIIYEILPFSFKDSDGDGRGDIKGITSKLDHLVDLGIETIHLTPVYETSMRDMGYDITDYYKIDQRYGTMDDFDELMAEMKKRGLKLILDLVINHSGYKNEWFLKSVDKIDPYTDYYVWKDAKEIINGTPTPPNKWRNIFHYFDGSAWEWNEKRQQFYLHQFLPEQPDFDLGNENVKNELKKIITFWLDKGVAGFRLDAAPHFFEDKEFRDDSYDRQKDQPETLEFIHEFRLFLDDYSVKHGGFERIYVAEAHSSHAIAAQYYGTKEYPLTHFPYSFILEYIDQPMDAFWFFWFIYGWMSYLPDGEVSAWMTQDHDGKRVGSRVVPEYSDIVTMLSMMLPGTVGVYYGQEIGMLNGFITPEQIRDYSGNGGRDPARLLMQWDNSTSAGFSTNATTFLPSNSDYFVRNVEFQKKDEFSQYNMFKDLSALRKTDTLKVGKFSHFPYFHEDIYMLQRIHEEHEVVLVINPGQSLIHVNLTRLMRNPPNPVSVVTASTNGGYGRGLTLDHPSLDKFKFLPLSAVVFETKRPKNEKKSEADDDS, via the exons ATGAAACTATTCGCATTTTTCTTGTTCTGTTTATTTTGCAAGAGTTTTGCAGAATTAGACAGAAGTTGGTGGAAGCATACAATAATTTATGAAATACTTCCATTTTCGTTCAAGGACAGTGATGGAGATGGACGTGGCGATAttaaag gtattacgTCAAAATTAGACCACTTAGTTGATCTTGGTATAGAAACTATCCATCTTACTCCAGTGTATGAAACATCGATGCGAGATATGGGATACGATATTACTGATTATTACAAGATTGATCAGAGATACGGTACCATGGATGACTTTGACGAATTAAtggctgaaatgaaaaaaagag gtTTGAAACTAATATTAGATTTGGTAATTAATCACAGTGGTTACAAAAATGAATGGTTTTTAAAATCTGTTGACAAAATCGACCCCTATACGGATTATTATGTTTGGAAAGATGCCAAAGAAATAATTAACGGTACACCGACACCTCCCAACAAATGG AGAAATATTTTCCATTACTTCGATGGTTCTGCTTGGGAATGGAATGAAAAACGGCAGCAATTTTATCTTCATCAGTTTCTCCCAGAACAGCCAGATTTTGATTTAGGcaacgaaaatgtaaaaaacgaaCTGAAA AAAATCATTACGTTCTGGTTAGATAAAGGTGTAGCTGGATTTAGGCTTGATGCTGCTCCCCATTTCTTTGAAGATAAAGAATTTAGAGATGACAGTTACGACAGACAAAAAGACCAACCAGAAACTCTGGAATTTATCCACGAATTCAGATTGTTTTTAGATGATTACAGCGTTAAACATGGAGGGTTTGAAAG AATCTATGTAGCGGAAGCACATAGTTCTCATGCAATTGCAGCACAATATTATGGTACTAAAGAGTATCCATTGACTCATTTCCCATATAGTTTCATTCTGGAATATATTGATCAGCCTATGGACGCTTTTTGGTTTTTCTGGTTCATTTATGGATGGATGTCTTATTTACCTGATGGCGAAGTGTCAGCTTGGATG ACACAAGATCATGATGGTAAGAGAGTTGGGTCTCGAGTGGTTCCAGAGTACTCAGACATCGTTACAATGCTATCAATGATGCTACCTGGAACAGTGGGTGTATATTACGGACAAGAGATCGGCATGTTAAATGGTTTTATCACACCCGAACAAATCAGAGATTACTCTGGTAATGGTGGACGAGACCCAGCCAGACTTTTAATGCAGTGGGACAATAGTACAAGTGCTG GATTTTCTACCAATGCAACAACATTTCTGCCATCAAATTCAGATTACTTCGTAAGAAatgtcgagtttcaaaaaaaagacgAATTCAGTCAATATAACATGTTTAAAGATCTGTCAGCACTCAGAAAAACAGACActttaaaagttggaaaatttagcCATTTCCCCTATTTTCATGAAGACATCTACATGTTACAAAG AATACACGAAGAACACGAAGTAGTTTTGGTCATCAACCCTGGTCAATCTCTTATACATGTAAATTTAACTCGACTAATGCGTAACCCACCAAATCCAGTTTCGGTAGTGACTGCTAGTACAAATGGTGGATATGGCAGAGG ATTAACTTTAGATCATCCGTCACtagataaattcaaatttctgccTTTATCTGCTGTTGTATTTGAGACTAAGCgacccaaaaatgagaaaaaatctgaGGCGGATGACGATTCATGA
- the LOC135841425 gene encoding maltase 2-like: protein MKLFAFFLFCLFCKSFAELDRSWWKHTIIYEILPFSFKDSDGDGRGDIKGITSKLDHLVDLGIETIHLTPVYETSMRDMGYDITDYYKIDQRYGTMDDFDELTAEMKKRGLKLILDLVINHSGYKNEWFLKSVDKIDPYTDYYVWKDAKEIINGTPTPPNKWRNIFHYFDGSAWEWNEKRQQFYLHQFLPEQPDFDLGNENVKNELKKIITFWLDKGVAGFRLDAAPHFFEDKEFRDDSYDRQKDQPETLEFIHEFRLFLDDYSVKHGGFERIYVAEAHSSHEIAAKYYGTKEYPLTHFPYSFILEDIKEPMNAFWFFWFIYGWMSYLPDGEVSAWMTQDHDGKRVGSRVVPEYSDIVTMLSMMLPGTVGVYYGQEIGMLNGFITPEQVRDYSGNGGRDPSRLLMQWDNSTSAGFSSNATTFLPSNSDYFVRNVEFQKKEEFSQYNMFKDLSALRKTDTLKVGRFDHFPFYEEDIYMLQRTHEEHEVVLVINPVQSLLHVNITRLMRNPPNPVSVVTASTNAGYTRGLTLDHQSLDEFKFLPLSAVVFETKRPKNEKKSEADDDS from the exons ATGAAACTATTCGCATTTTTCTTGTTCTGTTTATTTTGCAAGAGTTTTGCAGAATTAGACAGAAGTTGGTGGAAGCATACGATAATTTATGAAATACTTCCATTTTCGTTCAAGGACAGCGATGGAGATGGACGTGGCGATATTaaag GTATTACGTCAAAATTAGACCACTTAGTTGATCTTGGCATAGAAACAATCCATCTTACTCCAGTGTATGAAACATCGATGCGAGATATGGGATACGATATTACTGATTATTACAAGATTGATCAGAGATACGGTACCATGGATGACTTTGACGAATTAAcagctgaaatgaaaaaaagag gtTTGAAACTAATATTAGATTTGGTAATTAATCACAGTGGTTACAAAAATGAATGGTTTTTAAAATCTGTTGACAAAATCGACCCCTATACGGATTATTATGTTTGGAAAGATGCCAAAGAAATAATTAACGGTACACCGACACCTCCCAACAAATGG AGAAATATTTTCCATTACTTCGATGGTTCTGCTTGGGAATGGAATGAAAAACGGCAGCAATTTTATCTTCATCAGTTTCTCCCAGAACAGCCAGATTTTGATTTAGGcaacgaaaatgtaaaaaacgaaCTGAAA AAAATCATTACGTTCTGGTTAGATAAAGGTGTAGCTGGATTTAGGCTTGATGCTGCTCCCCATTTCTTTGAAGATAAAGAATTTAGAGACGACAGTTACGACAGACAAAAAGACCAACCAGAAACTCTGGAATTTATCCACGAATTCAGATTGTTTTTAGACGATTACAGTGTTAAACATGGAGGATTTGAAAG AATCTATGTAGCGGAAGCACATAGTTCTCATGAAATTGCAGCAAAATATTACGGTACTAAAGAGTATCCATTGACTCATTTCCCGTATAGTTTCATTCTGGAAGATATTAAAGAACCTATGAACGCTTTTTGGTTTTTCTGGTTCATTTATGGATGGATGTCGTATTTACCTGATGGCGAAGTGTCAGCTTGGATG ACACAAGATCATGATGGTAAGAGAGTTGGGTCTCGAGTGGTTCCAGAGTATTCAGACATCGTTACTATGCTATCAATGATGCTACCTGGAACAGTGGGCGTATATTATGGACAGGAGATCGGCATGTTAAATGGTTTCATCACACCCGAACAAGTCAGAGATTACTCAGGTAATGGTGGACGAGACCCTTCCAGACTTTTAATGCAGTGGGACAATAGTACAAGTGCTG GATTTTCTTCCAATGCAACAACATTTCTGCCATCAAATTCAGATTACTTCGTTAGAAatgtcgagtttcaaaaaaaagaagaattcaGTCAATATAACATGTTTAAAGATCTGTCAGCACTTAGAAAAACAGACACTTTGAAAGTTGGACGATTTGACCACTTCCCCTTTTATGAAGAAGACATCTACATGTTACAAAG gACACATGAAGAACACGAAGTAGTTTTGGTCATCAACCCTGTTCAATCTCTTTTACATGTAAATATAACTCGACTAATGCGTAACCCACCAAATCCAGTTTCGGTAGTGACTGCTAGTACAAATGCTGGATATACCAGAGG ATTAACTTTAGATCATCAATCACTAGATGAATTCAAGTTTCTGCCTTTATCTGCTGTTGTATTTGAGACTAAGCgacccaaaaatgagaaaaaatctgaGGCGGATGACGATTCATGA
- the LOC135840112 gene encoding maltase 2-like, which yields MKLFAFFLFCLFCKSFAADLDRSWWKHTIIYEILPFSFKDSDGDGRGDIKGISSKLDHFVDLGIETIHLTPVYETSMRDMGYDITDYYKIDQRYGTMDDFDELMAEMKKRDLKLILDLVINHSGYKNEWFVKSVDKIDPYTDYYVWKDAKEIINGTPTPPNKWRNIFHYYDGSAWEWNEKRQQFYLHQFLPEQPDFDLGNENVKNELKKIITFWLDKGVAGFRLDAAPHFFEDKEFRDDSYDRQKDQPETLEFIHEFRLFLDDYSVKHGGFERIYVAEAHSDHATAAKYYGTKEYPLTHFPYSFILEYIDQPMNGFWFFWFVDEWMEYLPDGEVSAWMTQDHDGNRVGSRVVPEYSDIVTMLSMLLPGTVGVYYGQEIGMLNGFITPEQVRDYSGGGGRDPARLLMQWDNSTSAGFSTNATTFLPSNSDYFVRNVEFQKKEEFSQYNMFKDLSALRKTDTLKVGRFDHFPFYEEDIYMLKRSHEEHEIFLVISPAQSVLHVNLTRLMHNPPNLVSVVTASTNAGYSRGSTLDRQSLDKFKFLPLSAVVFETNRPKNEKKSKESEKDDNL from the exons atgaaactatTCGCATTTTTCTTGTTCTGTTTATTTTGCAAGAGTTTTGCAGCAGATTTAGACAGAAGTTGGTGGAAGCACACGATTATTTATGAAATACTTCCATTTTCGTTCAAAGACAGCGATGGAGATGGACGTGGCGATATTaaag gtatttcgTCAAAATTAGACCACTTTGTTGATCTCGGCATAGAAACCATCCATCTTACTCCAGTGTATGAAACTTCAATGCGAGATATGGGGTACGATATTACTGATTATTACAAGATTGATCAGAGATACGGTACCATGGATGACTTTGACGAATTAAtggctgaaatgaaaaaaagag atttgAAACTAATATTAGATTTGGTAATTAATCACAGTGGTTACAAAAATGAATGGTTTGTAAAATCTGTTGACAAAATCGACCCCTACACGGATTATTATGTTTGGAAAGATGCCAAAGAAATAATTAACGGTACACCAACACCTCCCAACAAATGG AGAAATATTTTCCATTACTACGATGGTTCTGCTTGGGAATGGAATGAAAAACGGCAGCAATTTTATCTTCATCAGTTTCTCCCAGAACAGCCAGATTTTGATTTAGGcaacgaaaatgtaaaaaatgaactgaaa AAAATCATTACGTTCTGGTTAGATAAAGGTGTAGCTGGATTTAGGCTTGATGCTGCTCCCCATTTCTTTGAAGATAAAGAATTTAGAGATGACAGTTACGACAGACAAAAAGACCAACCAGAAACTTTGGAATTTATCCACGAATTCAGATTGTTTTTAGATGATTACAGCGTTAAACATGGAGGTTTTGAAAG AATCTATGTAGCGGAAGCACATAGTGATCATGCAACTGCTGCAAAATATTACGGAACTAAAGAGTATCCATTGACTCATTTCCCGTATAGTTTCATTCTGGAATATATTGATCAGCCTATGAAcggtttttggtttttctggTTCGTTGATGAATGGATGGAGTATTTACCTGATGGCGAAGTGTCAGCTTGGATG ACACAAGATCATGATGGTAACAGAGTTGGATCTCGGGTAGTTCCAGAGTATTCAGACATCGTTACAATGCTATCAATGCTGCTACCTGGAACAGTAGGTGTATATTATGGACAAGAGATCGGCATGTTAAATGGTTTCATCACACCCGAACAAGTCAGAGATTACTCCGGTGGTGGTGGACGAGACCCTGCCAGACTTTTAATGCAGTGGGACAACAGTACAAGCGCTG GATTTTCTACCAATGCAACAACATTTCTGCCATCAAATTCAGATTACTTCGTTAGAAatgtcgagtttcaaaaaaaagaagaattcaGTCAATATAACATGTTTAAAGATCTGTCAGCACTTAGAAAAACAGACACTTTGAAAGTTGGACGATTTGACCACTTCCCCTTTTATGAAGAAGACATCTACATGTTAAAAAG atCACATGAagaacacgaaatttttttggtcatcagCCCTGCTCAATCTGTTTTACATGTAAATTTAACTCGACTAATGCATAATCCACCAAATCTAGTTTCAGTAGTGACTGCTAGTACAAATGCTGGATATAGCAGAGG ATCAACTTTAGATCGTCAGTCACTAGATAAATTCAAGTTTCTGCCTTTATCTGCCGTTGTATTTGAGACTAACAGAcccaaaaatgagaagaaatcTAAGGAATCTGAGAAGGATGACAATTTATGA
- the LOC135840113 gene encoding maltase 1-like has protein sequence MKFLFVLFFTTVFCGISADLDKKWWKNTEIYDIVVSAYKDHDGDGFGDFEGIISKLDYIKELGVNTIKLSPIFSWSEGISPPYPIDDFKNTHLSAGSLDDFDNLIAEANARGMRVILDLVINHCSIEHEWFKKSQNKIEPYANYFIWTDNIKDEDLSESQVWNQDETRKQYYYHRFDKSTADLNLKNGAVKKEIKSIMKFWLDRGVSGFNLLHAEAYIEAESAKEKGYPSFLEIENRPESYEFVHEIREFIDKYNEEEEGSERILIVEEKPVPEYPNLQGNHTYPMAHMVWRTVFQKDDDDVYWYFKSANIKGVINNIMEANEVGPTMFILEDSTLTRTPNRFQDRQYLDVWLTTLFTLPGIRHIYYGQEIGLSSWKFSPVQTTAMHWDETINSGFTESELIMYSPNVDYWKVNVKKLKDAEYSTLKSVRDLLHLRKSKVVQYGDLNTYAISEYILAFTRSHGKEKLITILNLSNVLHEVNLKRDIPERISGKVQVVSSSPNSIHRKGDIIGQKSVVELRPVSAVVLRV, from the exons ATGAAATTCttgttcgttttattttttacgacTGTATTCTGCGGAATATCCGCGGACTTGGataaaaaatggtggaaaaataCGGAAATATATGACATTGTAGTATCGGCGTACAAAGATCATGATGGAGATGGATTCGGCGATTTTGAag GCATAATTTCCAAATTGGATTATATCAAGGAATTAGGAGTAAACACTATCAAATTATCACCAATTTTCTCATGGAGTGAAGGGATCAGCCCCCCTTATCCGATCGATGACTTCAAGAATACTCATTTGAGCGCTGGATCTTTAGATGATTTTGATAACTTGATAGCTGAAGCCAACGCCAGag GAATGCGAGTTATACTTGATTTAGTAATTAATCATTGTTCTATTGAACACGAATGGtttaaaaaatcgcaaaataagATCGAGCCTTACGcaaattatttcatttggaCCGACAATATTAAAGATGAAGAC TTATCTGAGAGCCAGGTTTGGAATCAAGATGAAACAAGAAAACAATATTATTATCACCGTTTTGACAAAAGCACCGCTgatttaaatctgaaaaatggagcagtaaaaaaagaaattaag agcattatgaaattttggttggataGAGGTGTTTCAGGATTTAATCTGTTGCATGCAGAAGCTTACATAGAAGCTGAATCAGCAAAAGAAAAAGGATACCCTAGCTTTTTGGAGATTGAAAATCGGCCGGAATCTTATGAATTCGTTCACGAGATTAGAGAATTTATAGACAAATacaatgaagaagaagaaggatcTGAACG aATATTAATAGTTGAAGAAAAACCAGTCCCAGAATACCCAAATTTGCAGGGTAACCATACGTATCCTATGGCTCACATGGTATGGAGAACTGTCTTTCAAAAAGATGACGATGATGTGTATTGGTATTTCAAATCAGCTAACATTAAAGGCGTTATCAATAACATCATGGAAGCGAATGAAGTTGGTCCTACTATGTTCATT ttagaaGACTCAACTCTAACGAGGACACCTAATAGATTTCAAGATAGGCAGTACCTGGACGTATGGCTTACAACTTTATTCACGTTACCGGGCATCAGGCATATTTACTATGGTCAAGAAATAGGTCTTTCATCTTGGAAATTCTCACCTGTACAAACTACCGCAATGCATTGGGACGAAACAATCAATTcag GATTCACAGAAAGTGAATTGATAATGTATTCCCCAAATGTTGATTACTGGAAAGTCAATGTTAAGAAACTGAAAGACGCTGAATACAGTACGCTCAAATCTGTACGAGATCTATTACATCTAAGAAAATCCAAAGTTGTACAATATGGTGATTTGAATACATACGCAATTTCGGAATACATTTTAGCGTTCACGAG ATCGCATGGCAAAGAAAAACTCATCACTATACTGAATTTATCGAATGTGTTGCATGAGGTCAACTTAAAACGTGATATACCCGAACGCATTTCAGGAAAAGTGCAGGTCGTTTCTTCTAGTCCAAATTCAATTCATCGTAAAGG AGATATCATTGGTCAGAAATCCGTAGTAGAGTTGAGACCGGTTTCAGCTGTGGTACTCAGAGTatag